Proteins from a single region of Choristoneura fumiferana chromosome 27, NRCan_CFum_1, whole genome shotgun sequence:
- the LOC141443237 gene encoding uncharacterized protein, whose amino-acid sequence MININYIIGISILTLGGIAAYISTFKNRKVYVKILNEVSTTWEDLGLTEVKEIIKHFKFHVKVMIFGWLAVQVIFRTATFTMLKSTQSMFIETAYSLLPEILFTSIVGFFYVLILMLACLLKNIDQQIQNLNQEECGDVLNTLGRLELAYAKTIEVKRDINRIFELIIAIMLMEGFYATLRQAHGVYHALYHVKQKVYKMILGTSFIMYPVSKLFAISYTGSMLKNMAMKIGRSLHAIPVNEDDTKLFMTIQHFSKLMYYYETELTIFGFFSLDSNLLFNMVASVVTYFVVLVQFDL is encoded by the exons ATGATAAACATAAACTATATCATAGGGATTTCGATACTAACATTAGGTGGTATCGCCGCTTATATATCCACTTTCAAAAATAGAAAAGTTTACGTAAAGATATTAAACGAAGTTTCGACTACATGGGAGGATTTAGGTCTGACAGAAGTCAAAGAAATAATCAAACACTTCAAGTTTCACgtaaaagttatgatttttggATGGTTGGCTGTGCAAGTAATTTTTCGCACCGCAACATTTACCATGCTAAAGAGTACGCAGAGTATGTTTATAGAGACTGCGTATTCGCTCTTGCCAGAAATATTGTTTACATCAATTGTCGGGTTCTTCTACGTCCTGATTTTGATGTTGGCTTGTCTGTTAAAGAATATTGACCAGCAAATCCAAAATTTGAATCAAGAAGAATGCGGGGACGTATTGAATACACTCGGTCGTTTAGAGCTCGCTTATGCAAAGACTATAGAAGTAAAACGAGATATTAATAGAATATTTGAACTAATTATAGCTATAATGTTGATGGAAGGATTTTATGCCACGTTGAGACAAGCGCACGGGGTCTACCATGCGTTGTATCACGTAAAACAAAAGGTTTATAAAATGATTTTGGGGACATCTTTCATAATGTATCCTGTGTCGAAATTATTCGCTATATCGTATACCGGTAGCATGCTGAAAAACATG GCAATGAAAATTGGACGGTCTTTGCATGCAATTCCTGTCAACGAAGATGATACAAAGCTCTTTATGACA atacaaCATTTCTCAAAGTTGATGTACTACTACGAAACTGAACTAACGATCTTTGGATTCTTCTCGTTGGATTCTAATCTACTTTTCAAT ATGGTCGCGTCGGTGGTCACATACTTCGTTGTCCTGGTGCAGTTTGACCTGTAA